The following coding sequences are from one Rhodobiaceae bacterium window:
- the dnaG gene encoding DNA primase yields the protein MSFPKSFLEELKNRTRVSDVVGRKVKLTRRGREFVGLSPFNNEKTPSFTVNDDKQFYHCFSTGEHGDAIKFLEKTENLSFLEAVERLAGEAGMEMPRRDPQEAEREQKRTGLIDVMSAAQDYFRESLVRGKGAEARAYLSRRGLSDATIENFGIGFAPDDRSGLKSYMMGQGFKIPQMVEGGLLISGEDIREPYDRFRNRVMFPIEDARGRVIAFGGRALDPNAKAKYMNSPETPLFHKGRLLYNLARARKPSYDQGSVVVVEGYMDVVALGQAGIANAVAPLGTALTEDQIGLLWRLAPEPVLCFDGDKAGLRAAYRAVERVLPLLKPGHSLRFALLPEGQDPDDLVKSGGVEAMEEVLQAARPLSEIVWDKEVEAGSWDTPERKAQLKSKISAVIREISDPTVQDFYRDALNERLNKFLKPHQGAGGRTGWRNERQNGGYQAKKPWNPRGNSKGIPTYQQPSTPQLKQSSLARGGDLGAGRREQLLILTLLNHPVLLEAYCEDLAAVEIKDRMLDKIRNEIIDIAAVHAPLDREALRGHLDKRGLSDIAHRLESGTALRSETFAWADADEQEAEEAWLHLLQWHQRAADLQMELKAAERALAEEMTDENLTRLKALHAELGGLSKL from the coding sequence ATGAGTTTTCCGAAATCTTTCCTGGAAGAGCTGAAAAACCGCACTCGTGTATCGGATGTGGTCGGCCGGAAAGTGAAACTCACGCGCCGGGGCCGGGAGTTTGTGGGACTCTCCCCCTTCAACAATGAGAAGACACCCAGCTTCACGGTGAATGACGACAAGCAATTCTATCATTGCTTCTCTACCGGTGAGCATGGGGACGCGATCAAGTTCCTAGAGAAAACGGAAAACCTTTCCTTCCTGGAAGCCGTTGAACGGCTTGCGGGGGAGGCCGGCATGGAGATGCCGCGTCGGGACCCGCAAGAAGCAGAACGTGAGCAAAAACGAACTGGCCTCATTGATGTCATGTCGGCCGCCCAGGATTATTTCCGGGAAAGCCTGGTACGGGGCAAGGGGGCTGAAGCGCGCGCTTATCTCTCGCGGCGTGGCCTGTCTGACGCGACGATTGAGAATTTCGGGATTGGTTTTGCGCCGGACGATCGTTCGGGCCTCAAGTCCTACATGATGGGCCAGGGTTTCAAGATCCCTCAAATGGTTGAAGGGGGCCTTCTGATCTCCGGAGAAGACATCAGAGAGCCTTATGACCGGTTTCGAAACCGGGTCATGTTCCCCATTGAGGATGCGCGGGGCCGGGTGATCGCGTTTGGGGGGCGTGCCCTCGATCCCAATGCCAAGGCAAAATATATGAACTCGCCTGAGACACCGCTCTTTCACAAGGGCCGGCTTCTCTACAATCTGGCGCGGGCCCGTAAACCCTCCTATGACCAGGGCTCCGTGGTTGTGGTTGAAGGTTATATGGATGTGGTGGCGTTGGGGCAGGCGGGTATTGCGAATGCCGTGGCGCCCCTTGGGACTGCACTTACCGAGGATCAGATCGGTCTTCTCTGGCGGTTGGCCCCGGAACCCGTCCTCTGTTTTGATGGCGATAAAGCCGGCCTCCGTGCGGCCTACCGGGCGGTTGAGAGGGTTCTGCCCCTCTTAAAACCGGGGCATTCCCTGCGATTTGCGCTGCTGCCGGAGGGCCAGGACCCGGATGATCTGGTGAAATCGGGCGGGGTTGAGGCCATGGAGGAGGTACTTCAGGCGGCCCGACCTCTTTCAGAGATTGTCTGGGACAAAGAGGTTGAGGCTGGGTCCTGGGACACGCCAGAGCGCAAAGCCCAGCTAAAATCCAAAATTTCTGCGGTCATTCGGGAAATTTCCGACCCGACTGTACAGGATTTCTATCGGGACGCTTTGAATGAGCGGCTCAACAAGTTCCTGAAGCCCCACCAAGGGGCGGGTGGGCGCACAGGTTGGCGAAATGAGCGTCAAAATGGTGGTTATCAAGCGAAAAAACCTTGGAATCCCCGAGGGAATAGTAAGGGAATCCCGACTTATCAGCAGCCCTCGACACCGCAGCTCAAGCAGAGCTCGCTGGCGCGGGGTGGGGACCTGGGTGCTGGCCGGCGTGAACAATTGCTGATCCTCACCTTGCTCAACCATCCGGTGCTTCTGGAGGCCTATTGCGAGGACCTGGCGGCTGTGGAAATAAAAGACCGCATGCTTGACAAAATACGCAATGAAATCATAGATATAGCCGCCGTCCATGCGCCCCTTGACAGGGAAGCACTGAGGGGCCACTTGGACAAGAGGGGATTATCGGACATCGCTCACCGTCTCGAGAGCGGGACGGCGCTGAGGAGCGAAACATTTGCATGGGCCGACGCCGACGAACAGGAAGCAGAAGAAGCATGGCTTCACTTGCTCCAATGGCATCAAAGGGCAGCGGATTTGCAGATGGAGCTCAAGGCAGCAGAACGAGCGTTAGCTGAAGAAATGACTGACGAAAATCTGACCCGGCTTAAAGCATTGCATGCTGAGTTGGGCGGGCTTTCGAAATTATGA